The following proteins are encoded in a genomic region of [Eubacterium] hominis:
- a CDS encoding TIGR04086 family membrane protein translates to MKQICKISLESVALLCASTLLFSLIFAALYYFMLISTSTFHMANWICGVIAFVIGGVFLGILAQKKALLHAFVIALLLFILCMLLSHSYEFMSILQTLSKCLAYIIGCMIAYAKFKKA, encoded by the coding sequence TTGAAACAGATATGTAAAATATCATTGGAGTCTGTTGCACTCCTTTGTGCATCCACATTGTTATTTTCTCTTATTTTTGCGGCTTTATACTATTTTATGCTGATATCTACTTCCACCTTCCATATGGCTAACTGGATATGTGGGGTAATTGCATTTGTAATCGGTGGTGTTTTTCTGGGGATATTGGCACAAAAAAAAGCGTTGTTACACGCTTTTGTGATTGCTTTATTGCTTTTTATTTTATGTATGTTGCTTTCTCATAGCTATGAATTTATGTCTATTTTACAAACATTGAGTAAATGTTTGGCATATATTATTGGCTGTATGATTGCCTATGCAAAGTTTAAAAAAGCTTAA
- the ruvB gene encoding Holliday junction branch migration DNA helicase RuvB encodes MERVLSNEHQSFDEDASLRPQSLKEYIGQTQLKENLSIFIEAAKQRNEALDHVLLYGPPGLGKTTLSYILANEMGGNIKTTSGPSIEKSGDLAAILSTLEAGDVLFIDEIHRLPKQVEEILYPAMEDYCIDIVVGKDSASVRSIRLDLPPFTLVGATTRAGDLTAPLRDRFGIVSQLEFYTLEELMQILRRTARVMDTDIDEEAVLEIARRSRGTPRIANRLFRRVRDFAQVMNDGYISLEIAAMALDKLKVDHLGLDAVDHKYLKGIIERFKGGPVGLDALASSIGEETMTLEDVYEPYLLQIGFINRTPRGRVVTEKAYQHLGYDLREGLFVLED; translated from the coding sequence TCAAAGCTTTGATGAAGATGCGTCTTTGCGTCCACAAAGCCTGAAGGAATATATCGGACAGACACAGTTAAAAGAAAATCTGTCAATTTTTATTGAAGCAGCCAAACAGCGAAATGAAGCATTGGACCATGTATTGTTGTATGGTCCTCCAGGACTTGGGAAAACAACTTTATCCTATATTCTAGCAAATGAAATGGGTGGCAATATCAAAACAACCAGTGGACCATCCATAGAAAAAAGCGGCGATTTAGCCGCAATCTTATCTACATTAGAAGCTGGAGATGTGTTATTCATCGATGAAATTCATCGTCTTCCTAAACAGGTAGAAGAAATTCTGTATCCTGCCATGGAAGATTACTGCATTGATATCGTGGTAGGAAAAGACAGTGCATCCGTAAGAAGCATCCGTTTGGATTTACCACCGTTTACATTGGTAGGTGCAACGACACGTGCAGGTGATTTAACAGCTCCCTTGCGTGATCGTTTTGGTATCGTTTCCCAATTGGAATTTTATACCTTGGAGGAACTGATGCAGATTTTAAGAAGAACTGCTCGTGTCATGGATACCGATATCGATGAAGAAGCAGTCTTGGAAATCGCTAGAAGAAGCAGAGGAACACCACGTATCGCCAATCGTTTATTTCGCAGGGTGCGAGATTTTGCACAGGTGATGAATGATGGCTATATCTCATTAGAGATTGCCGCAATGGCACTTGATAAACTGAAAGTTGACCACTTAGGCTTAGATGCCGTTGACCATAAATATCTTAAGGGTATCATTGAACGTTTCAAAGGTGGACCTGTTGGTCTGGATGCTCTTGCCAGCAGTATTGGAGAAGAAACAATGACACTGGAAGATGTGTATGAACCATATCTTTTACAGATTGGTTTTATCAACCGTACACCTAGAGGACGTGTTGTGACGGAAAAAGCATACCAGCATTTAGGCTATGACTTACGAGAAGGTCTGTTTGTGCTGGAGGATTAA